A genomic stretch from Erigeron canadensis isolate Cc75 chromosome 9, C_canadensis_v1, whole genome shotgun sequence includes:
- the LOC122583133 gene encoding uncharacterized protein LOC122583133 — protein sequence MKPVLGMKFESPEQLKFSLVNYVVANGYQFWYYKNDCQSLLVKCDRNMEEGRCSSKKGNKNKIVGRQARNLKMGKGSTEKKIKTLIDEDYCLRKYNLGPLVTCKWIAVHYAKRILEDRKLTYRTLQRDIKERFLIDVSLGQCKKGKLWALHDYGGGLKEHYAKLWDYRQELLRSNPSSTIALDVDSDGSPYFNRMYICFKGVKDGWLSGCRKVIGIDGCFLKSTVTGMLLTAVGRDANNQMYPIAWAVAGAENKDTWNWFLSLLHDDLSLNEGTNLTIFSDGHKDCWKQLVHGFPMQNTGNVNLFWDAAYATIEEHFLNRMEEIKNMDQMAYDYLIERNPNTWCRAFFQMDRSCATFENGIVESFNSKLVDVRHKPIITMFEEIRVYVMQRLVTMSKLAIDLEDSICPSIRKHKEVMKTQSARYWRLMVSGYQEYEVYKVDDSLDVNLQTKKCDYRMWELSGLPCVHAVAAYMFIKMDPTEGVSPWFEKAKWQDAYAYSIRPVRGSTHWRKVRNEPPLPPIQKKMPGRPKKKRVRHATEDPIRVSRVGRQMTCKICNEKGHTRRTCKLKPSSSSAAQETQQMEEDADPIPQEMDRNAEHDEHVHMEEGADPIPQKMDRNAEHDEHVHMEEEMDRNAEMDTNVEEHLDDFATQEDQNDFATQEDQNMSQSSNKRKKPKRRNPSQRIARMKLAKVVVAKDGSGTSSKPIVME from the exons ATGAAACCAGTTCTGGGAATGAAATTTGAATCACCAGAACAACTGAAATTTTCTTTGGTTAATTATGTTGTAGCTAATGGGTACCAGTTCTGGTACTACAAAAATGACTGTCAGTCCTTGCTAGTGAAATGTGATAGAAATATGGAGGAAGGTAGGTGTTCAAGCAAGAAAGGCAATAAGAATAAGATAGTAGGAAGACAGGCAAGAAATTTGAAGATGGGAAAAGGGTCAACTGAAAAAAAG ATCAAAACACTAATAGATGAGGATTATTGTTTAAGAAAGTATAACTTAGGGCCTTTAGTAACATGTAAATGGATTGCAGTGCATTATGCAAAGAGGATACTTGAGGATCGTAAGTTAACTTATAGAACTTTGCAACGGGATATCAAGGAGAGGTTTTTGATAGATGTTTCCCTTGGACAATGTAAAAAAGGAAAGCTTTGGGCTCTTCATGATTATGGGGGTGGTTTAAAAGAGCATTATGCAAAATTATGGGACTACAGACAGGAACTTTTGAGATCAAACCCAAGTTCAACAATTGCATTGGATGTGGATTCAGATGGAAGCCCATACTTTAATAGAATGTATATTTGCTTCAAAG GTGTGAAGGATGGATGGTTGAGTGGGTGTAGGAAGGTAATTGGAATAGATGGATGTTTTTTAAAGTCAACAGTCACAGGTATGTTGCTAACTGCTGTGGGCAGGGATGCAAATAACCAAATGTATCCTATAGCATGGGCAGTGGCTGGAGCTGAAAACAAAGATACATGGAATTGGTTCCTATCCTTATTGCATGATGATTTGAGCTTGAATGAGGGGACAAATTTGACTATATTTTCAGATGGACATAAG gattGTTGGAAGCAGTTGGTACATGGCTTCCCAATGCAGAACACAGGCAATGT GAATCTGTTTTGGGATGCTGCTTATGCAACAATTGAGGAACACTTTCTCAACAGGATGGAAGAGATCAAGAACATGGACCAGATGGCTTATGACTACTTGATTGAAAGGAACCCCAACACATGGTGCAGAGCATTCTTTCAAATGGACAGATCCTGTGCAACATTTGAAAATGGTATTGTTGAAAGTTTTAATTCAAAGTTAGTTGATGTTAGACATAAACCAATTATTACCATGTTTGAAGAGATTAGGGTGTATGTAATGCAAAGGTTAGTTACTATGAGTAAGCTAGCTATTGATTTAGAAGACTCTATATGTCCATCAATTAGGAAACACAAAGAAGTAATGAAAACACAATCTGCAAGATATTGGAGGCTTATGGTTAGTGGATACCAGGAATATGAAGTGTACAAAGTAGATGATTCTCTTGATGTGAACTTGCAAACAAAAAAGTGTGATTATAGAATGTGGGAACTCAGTGGGCTACCATGTGTACATGCTGTTGCAgcatatatgtttatcaaaatGGACCCAACTGAGGGAGTAAGTCCATGGTTTGAGAAGGCAAAGTGGCAAGATGCTTATGCATACTCAATTAGGCCAGTGAGGGGCTCAACACATTGGAGAAAGGTGAGAAATGAACCACCTTTACCACCTATCCAGAAGAAAATGCCAGGAAGGCCCAAGAAAAAGAGGGTAAGACATGCAACAGAAGATCCTATTAGAGTGTCAAGGGTTGGAAGACAAATGACTTGTAAGATATGCAATGAAAAAGGTCATACCAGGAGGACATGCAAACTGAAACCATCATCCAGTTCAGCTGCACAG GAGACACAACAAATGGAAGAGGATGCAGATCCTATACCTCAGGAAATGGACAGAAATGCAGAACATGATGAGCATGTACATATGGAAGAGGGTGCAGATCCTATACCTCAGAAAATGGACAGAAATGCAGAACATGATGAGCATGTACACATGGAAGAGGAAATGGATAGAAATGCAGAAATGGACACCAATGTGGAAGAGCATTTGGATGATTTTGCTACACAAGAAGACCAGAATGATTTTGCTACACAAGAAGACCAGAATATGTCACAATCCTCCAACAAAAGAAAGAAGCCCAAACGTAGAAACCCATCACAAAGGATTGCTAGAATGAAGCTGGCAAAGGTAGTTGTTGCTAAGGATGGTAGTGGTACCTCATCAAAGCCAATTGTGATGGAGTAA